The Paenibacillus sp. G2S3 region ATCACGTCAAAGCTGCCGCCGACCCCCATCATGATCGGAACACCCAGTTTGGATTTATATTTAGCAATCCATGGTTCCTGACTATCTGCACCTCTGGCAACAAATAATAAGTCAGGATTAGCCTTAACAATTCCAGCAACAATTTCTTCATCTGCATCCGGACCAAAATAACCGTCGCGATATCCTGCAATGATAACACCCGGATATTGCAATTGTAACCTTTCAGCGGTTTCCCGAATCACTTCAGGCGTAGAACCTAGGAGATATACCTTCCAACTATATCTTTCACCCTGCCGCATCAATTCATGTAACAGATCATAACCTGCTACCCGTTCTGATACCGGCTCATTACAATAATTAGCAGCCCATACAACGCCTGTCCCATCGGGGACAACCAATTCAGCCGATTTCATAATATCCATATAAGCCGGATCTTCCAGCGCAGCCATAACCATAATTGGATTAGCTGTAATCACTTGATGCGGGATACGGGTATGAACAGCCTCCGTCAAATAGGCAACGGTTGCTGCCATATCAACTTTCGAGACTTTGATCCCAAAAATAGGAACTGTAGGTACCACGCTTTCTGCTTTCACGTAAGATCATCCTTTATGGTGAAAATATTCTACAATTTGCCGAGCTGGTGCCTCTGCTTCTTGAATCAACTTGGAAATGACATCTGCCCGTGCTGCTCTCCATTCCTGCCCGGTGTTCAAAAGATGAACAATCTCGGCAGCGACATGTTCAGCATCAAGTGTGTCTGTTGCTCCAACAGGATGGCACTGTACTCTGTCTAGAAAATGATCGATCTTCGGATCATAAGAAATACCAATCAGTGGAACACGTCTTCCAGCCGCGTAGATCAAGCTATGAAGTCGCATACCAATCAGAACATCGCATTGTCCCACTTCCCGTAGCATCTGCTGCGGGTGAATAGCATCCTCACAAATACTGACCTGTCCACCATGCTCGTTTATACTTCCCTTCAGCTTATCCATCAGATAACGTGAAGCCTCATTGTCCGAAGGGGTGTGAAAAGGGAGAAATCGCAAATGTAACGGAGCCTCGCGGTTGGCCTTAATCAATCCTTGAGCAAGAGAATCCAACTCCTTGCGATCTTGCTCCCAATAACGTACCGATATCCCGATCACCGGAAGCGATTCTGATGATTGTGTAGCAACATCCGCGTCCTCCGGCAAAGACAAGCCCATTACCGGATCGGGAACAACTTCTACGTTCTTCTGTTCTAGTCCCATAGATAGAAGAAGCTCGCGGGATTGTTCATCCCGCACAGATATATAAGTACATTTACGAAACACGGAT contains the following coding sequences:
- a CDS encoding WecB/TagA/CpsF family glycosyltransferase, with the translated sequence MKAESVVPTVPIFGIKVSKVDMAATVAYLTEAVHTRIPHQVITANPIMVMAALEDPAYMDIMKSAELVVPDGTGVVWAANYCNEPVSERVAGYDLLHELMRQGERYSWKVYLLGSTPEVIRETAERLQLQYPGVIIAGYRDGYFGPDADEEIVAGIVKANPDLLFVARGADSQEPWIAKYKSKLGVPIMMGVGGSFDVISGKSKRAPKAFQKMRIEWLYRLLKEPTRYKRMLALPKFALKVVREKDKVTKV
- the csaB gene encoding polysaccharide pyruvyl transferase CsaB; protein product: MVATPKKIVISGYYGFRNSGDEAVLQSILIALQKQSQALGISIEPIVLSIDPEWTSATYGVKSVHRMKLVEVRQAIYESAGLISGGGSLLQDVTGSKSIPYYLGIIKLAQWMGRPTFIYAQGIGPVNRKLFHPLIKSVFRKCTYISVRDEQSRELLLSMGLEQKNVEVVPDPVMGLSLPEDADVATQSSESLPVIGISVRYWEQDRKELDSLAQGLIKANREAPLHLRFLPFHTPSDNEASRYLMDKLKGSINEHGGQVSICEDAIHPQQMLREVGQCDVLIGMRLHSLIYAAGRRVPLIGISYDPKIDHFLDRVQCHPVGATDTLDAEHVAAEIVHLLNTGQEWRAARADVISKLIQEAEAPARQIVEYFHHKG